Proteins found in one Oncorhynchus gorbuscha isolate QuinsamMale2020 ecotype Even-year linkage group LG15, OgorEven_v1.0, whole genome shotgun sequence genomic segment:
- the LOC123996561 gene encoding immediate early response gene 5 protein-like translates to MEFKVEAHRIMSISLGKIYNSRVQRGGIKLHKNLLVSLVLRSARQVYLSDYYGGICLSAQQAREWCEGEYMASKQGKLVPGSTESLSESDEQSEVAVDKQEPRDVVESPAGLHVETQASGDQDSAENGVSDSGCSDIKTPEESPEATQTCEVASVVTAISSSCISAPSPSDPKEETETPTDCQTDNSESAEKHSYEPKAPQAYTNRKRTADDFELTDSPTKRTKLTSTSLPSTNDENKGETEEMDTSNVSSLITIFGSSFSGLLSNKEGEQPDSEAENSDSGQICCEQMLKNLNPWSTAIVAF, encoded by the coding sequence ATGGAGTTTAAAGTTGAGGCGCATCGGATTATGAGTATTTCACTTGGAAAAATTTATAATTCCCGAGTGCAACGTGGTGGTATCAAACTACACAAAAATCTACTGGTCTCCCTCGTTCTACGGAGTGCCCGGCAAGTATACCTGAGTGACTACTACGGCGGCATATGCCTGAGCGCCCAGCAAGCAAGAGAGTGGTGTGAGGGGGAGTACATGGCTTCAAAACAAGGCAAATTGGTCCCCGGTTCGACAGAGAGCCTGTCTGAATCGGACGAGCAAAGCGAAGTGGCGGTGGACAAACAGGAGCCCAGAGATGTGGTTGAATCCCCGGCGGGACTCCACGTAGAAACTCAAGCGAGTGGTGATCAAGACAGCGCCGAAAATGGAGTTTCGGATTCAGGATGTAGCGACATCAAAACCCCGGAAGAGAGTCCAGAGGCTACTCAGACCTGTGAGGTCGCCAGTGTTGTTACTGCCATCTCATCCAGCTGTATCAGTGCTCCCTCTCCGAGTGATCCAAAAGAGGAAACGGAGACGCCGACAGACTGCCAGACGGACAACAGTGAATCAGCGGAGAAACATTCGTACGAGCCCAAAGCTCCCCAGGCTTACACTAACAGGAAACGGACTGCCGATGACTTTGAACTCACAGACTCACCAACGAAAAGAACGAAACTAACTTCCACATCTCTACCTTCTACAAACGACGAGAATAAAGGGGAAACTGAAGAAATGGACACTAGCAATGTATCGAGTTTGATAACAATATTCGGTTCCAGTTTTTCTGGACTCCTGAGTAACAAAGAGGGAGAGCAGCCTGACTCCGAGGCAGAGAACAGTGACTCTGGGCAAATCTGTTGTGAGCAAATGCTCAAAAACCTCAACCCTTGGAGTACTGCAATTGTTGCTTTTTAA